In Spirosoma aureum, a single genomic region encodes these proteins:
- a CDS encoding PAS domain-containing sensor histidine kinase: MQPSDTPLNEENAALVERLTFALQAAEVGTWDYNLETGYAEWSPICKQLFGLAPGASVSAATLLAQVHPDDREWVALANQKSLSPDGDGQHNITFRTLADDGQQRWIHAKGKTFLNTEGRIVRFSGIAQDVTASVDARQQLKANQERFRTLIEEAPVATCLFVGRELIIEVANDLMINFWGKDQTVIGKSLREAVPELAGQPFLQILDDVYTSGQTYEAQNRAAELPVNGIAGIYYFDFTFKPLRNAEGEVYAILEMAVEVTERVLAQKRIESLQRQVLTSFEQSPVAIAIISENELTFQMANPFYGELVGRRPDQIVGKPLLVALPELAGQGFDQLLRQVIATNKPYIAKEVAVDVLRHNQLETIYVNLIYQPQREVGQDDPDRVSGILVVATDVTGQVQARQKVEESETRYRALSAELEQQIKQRTQELAASNEELANMNEELMLANEELAESNRLFTRSNDNLQQFAYIASHDLQEPLRKVQSFGDLLKNNYGDQLGNGVEYLERMQASAHRMSLFIKDLLAFSRISTYRDRTELVSLMDIVNAVSTDLELIIEETNGVIEIDTLPVVKGDKLQLGQLFQNLISNALKFHRPGVSPLIYIKTRQVGARDLPATVKPTRASTVYHCISVSDNGIGFDEKYLDRIFQIFQRLHGKSQFSGTGIGLAVCEKVIANHGGAITARSRPGEGAVFSVYLPV; encoded by the coding sequence ATGCAACCTTCTGATACACCTTTGAACGAAGAGAATGCGGCATTGGTCGAGCGATTGACCTTTGCCTTGCAGGCTGCTGAAGTAGGCACCTGGGATTATAATCTGGAGACGGGCTATGCTGAATGGTCTCCAATCTGTAAGCAATTATTCGGATTGGCTCCCGGCGCTTCTGTGTCAGCAGCCACCTTATTGGCCCAGGTGCATCCAGATGATCGGGAATGGGTTGCTTTAGCCAATCAAAAATCGCTCAGTCCCGACGGCGATGGGCAGCATAATATTACGTTCCGAACGCTGGCCGATGATGGGCAGCAGCGATGGATACATGCCAAGGGAAAAACCTTTTTGAACACCGAGGGCAGGATTGTTCGTTTTTCGGGAATTGCTCAGGATGTTACTGCAAGCGTTGATGCCCGCCAGCAGCTCAAAGCGAATCAGGAACGTTTCCGTACACTAATTGAGGAAGCGCCCGTAGCTACCTGTCTGTTTGTTGGTCGTGAATTAATCATTGAGGTTGCCAATGACTTAATGATCAATTTCTGGGGGAAAGACCAAACCGTAATAGGCAAATCGTTGAGAGAAGCTGTACCTGAGCTGGCAGGGCAGCCCTTCCTGCAAATATTGGATGACGTCTATACATCGGGCCAGACCTATGAGGCTCAGAATAGGGCTGCGGAATTACCCGTTAATGGCATTGCTGGTATTTATTACTTTGACTTTACCTTTAAACCGCTGCGTAATGCGGAGGGCGAGGTGTATGCTATTTTAGAAATGGCAGTTGAAGTGACTGAGCGTGTTCTCGCTCAAAAACGAATAGAATCCCTTCAGAGGCAGGTGCTCACTTCCTTTGAGCAATCGCCGGTTGCAATCGCCATTATTAGTGAAAATGAGTTGACGTTTCAGATGGCAAATCCTTTCTACGGTGAACTGGTTGGGCGGAGGCCTGATCAAATCGTAGGGAAACCGTTGCTGGTAGCGCTTCCTGAACTAGCGGGACAGGGATTTGATCAATTGCTCAGGCAGGTTATTGCAACGAATAAGCCGTATATAGCTAAAGAAGTGGCTGTTGATGTATTGCGCCATAATCAACTGGAAACTATTTACGTTAATCTGATCTATCAGCCTCAGCGCGAAGTTGGTCAGGACGACCCTGACCGGGTTTCCGGTATACTGGTCGTAGCTACCGATGTTACCGGACAGGTACAGGCCCGACAAAAAGTGGAAGAAAGCGAAACACGCTACCGGGCTTTATCTGCTGAGTTAGAACAACAGATAAAGCAACGCACTCAGGAACTGGCTGCCAGTAATGAAGAACTGGCAAATATGAATGAAGAGCTTATGCTCGCCAATGAAGAGCTGGCTGAATCGAATCGGCTCTTTACCCGCTCCAATGATAACCTTCAGCAATTCGCCTACATTGCCTCCCATGACTTGCAGGAGCCTTTGCGCAAGGTTCAGTCCTTTGGTGACCTGCTCAAAAATAACTACGGAGACCAATTAGGTAATGGAGTTGAATACCTGGAGCGAATGCAGGCATCGGCTCACCGAATGTCTCTGTTTATTAAAGACTTACTGGCCTTTTCCCGTATCTCCACCTACCGCGACAGAACAGAACTGGTTTCTCTAATGGACATAGTCAATGCTGTTTCAACGGATTTAGAACTGATAATTGAGGAAACGAATGGAGTTATTGAAATTGATACGCTACCAGTGGTTAAAGGTGATAAATTACAACTGGGCCAGTTGTTTCAGAACCTGATTAGCAACGCACTCAAGTTTCACAGACCGGGAGTTTCTCCGTTGATTTATATAAAAACCCGTCAGGTGGGTGCCAGAGATTTACCAGCCACTGTGAAGCCTACCCGTGCGTCTACTGTCTATCATTGTATCAGCGTATCCGACAATGGGATTGGCTTTGATGAGAAATATCTTGATCGCATTTTTCAGATCTTCCAGCGATTGCATGGTAAAAGCCAGTTTTCGGGAACGGGTATCGGCCTGGCCGTCTGCGAAAAGGTCATCGCGAATCATGGTGGAGCTATCACGGCCCGTAGCCGGCCAGGGGAGGGGGCTGTATTTAGTGTGTATCTACCAGTATAG
- a CDS encoding GDSL-type esterase/lipase family protein, with amino-acid sequence MKKFFSSFLVGSIGLFLSGCTSDTTTPAEKIACIGTSITDGYVLPIDKTYPTQLQNLESSTPNKVLNYGVGGCAVLKKSDIPYWSAQKYQYALNWRPTIVIVEFGTNDSKKQNWQYKSEFKNDYLDLIKSFQKLSSAPKIYLCIPPPAFSKNFDVDSAVVKNEIAPLIRTIAKENNLETIDLYTLMLGKSSLFIDGIHPTAEGASLIANEVYKVITTK; translated from the coding sequence ATGAAGAAATTTTTTTCAAGTTTTCTGGTAGGATCAATAGGCTTGTTTTTGTCTGGGTGTACCAGTGACACGACGACACCAGCTGAAAAAATTGCCTGTATTGGCACCAGCATTACCGACGGCTATGTGCTACCCATTGATAAAACGTACCCAACTCAGCTCCAGAATCTGGAAAGTTCGACGCCCAATAAGGTATTAAATTATGGAGTCGGCGGGTGCGCCGTACTCAAAAAGAGCGATATCCCTTACTGGAGTGCCCAGAAATATCAATATGCCCTGAATTGGAGACCAACTATCGTCATCGTTGAATTTGGCACGAATGATTCAAAAAAGCAGAATTGGCAATATAAGAGCGAGTTTAAAAACGACTACCTAGATCTTATCAAGTCATTTCAAAAACTATCGAGCGCTCCTAAAATATACCTCTGTATACCGCCCCCGGCTTTTAGCAAAAACTTCGATGTTGATTCGGCAGTCGTTAAAAATGAGATTGCACCGTTGATACGCACGATTGCCAAGGAAAATAATCTGGAAACAATCGATTTATATACACTCATGCTTGGTAAAAGCTCCCTGTTCATTGATGGGATTCACCCAACTGCCGAAGGAGCAAGCCTGATCGCTAATGAAGTTTACAAAGTGATTACGACTAAATAA
- a CDS encoding AraC family transcriptional regulator: protein MKPHLLKVPTEPSHSFSIRQDKIPNINNRWHHHAEVELVHFHRGAGTQFVGDHVKRFGPGDIVLVGANLPHYWRYDDTYFTTQSEEGPYATVIHFTEDFWGDRFLNLPENKPLRTLLEKARRGLLLTDDSGKTVGALMEDLRQSEGPHRIMGLINCLLTIARSEDVQLLSSLGFQYDRSDSENERINAIYEYTLNHFREKISLDAIAGVARLVPNSFCRYFKSRAGKTYSQFLMEIRIGHACKLLIDKQVDVKQICYESGFNNSSCFHQRFKAVTGKSPQSYRLAYSDKPN, encoded by the coding sequence ATGAAGCCCCACTTACTCAAAGTCCCTACCGAGCCTTCTCACTCGTTTAGCATTCGCCAGGACAAGATTCCCAACATTAATAACCGTTGGCACCATCATGCCGAAGTCGAGTTAGTTCACTTTCATCGAGGTGCCGGTACTCAGTTTGTGGGCGATCATGTCAAGCGATTTGGACCGGGAGACATCGTACTGGTCGGTGCGAACCTTCCTCATTACTGGCGTTATGACGATACCTATTTCACTACACAATCCGAAGAGGGGCCTTACGCAACAGTTATTCATTTTACCGAAGATTTCTGGGGCGATCGATTTCTAAACCTGCCCGAAAACAAACCACTTAGAACGCTTCTGGAAAAAGCACGTCGCGGCTTGCTTCTAACGGATGACTCAGGAAAAACGGTAGGGGCGTTGATGGAGGATTTACGGCAATCGGAAGGGCCTCACCGAATTATGGGGTTAATCAACTGCCTGCTTACCATTGCCCGCTCAGAAGACGTCCAGTTGCTATCTTCACTTGGCTTTCAGTACGACCGTTCAGACTCAGAAAACGAGCGGATCAATGCTATTTATGAGTATACGCTGAACCACTTCAGAGAAAAAATTTCGCTGGATGCCATTGCTGGTGTAGCTCGTCTCGTTCCTAATTCTTTTTGCCGCTATTTTAAATCAAGAGCGGGTAAGACGTACTCTCAATTTCTGATGGAAATCCGTATAGGGCACGCCTGTAAACTTCTCATTGATAAACAGGTAGACGTGAAGCAGATCTGCTACGAAAGCGGCTTCAATAATTCAAGCTGTTTTCACCAGCGCTTTAAGGCAGTAACGGGCAAAAGTCCACAAAGCTACCGGCTGGCTTATTCCGACAAACCGAATTGA